CGTATACGGTTGTCATTCGCGTTCCTCCCGAAACGTCATCGTCTCATGCAATGTTTTGCCCGGTCGTCCGGCAGTGCCGCCGAACGACCGGTGAACGAAGGAAATATCAGGCGAAAATGATCAGGCAAAAATGATCAGTCCTCGCGCTCTGCCTCGGTGCGGAAGAGTTCCATGAGCTGGCTCCATCCGCCGGGCTGATCCACCTGATTGCGCATGTTGCCACCACCATCGCCATGGCGCTCGAAGTGGCGATGTTCCAGTTCCACCCAGGTCGTGCCGTCTTCGGAGGGTGTGAATGTCACTTCGACTTCACTGCATTTTGCCAGATCCGGCTCGAATTGCCAGGCGGGCGTAACCTGCCAGGCCATGACAAAGCGTGTTGGCGGCTCCCATACCAGAATCTGTCCCCAGTCGCATTGGGTTCCATCTTCCTGGTCGCTGTAACAGCGCCCACCGACGCGACCTTCCATGACAGCTTTGGTCATCGGTGACTTGCCGATGTGGTGAGTCTTGGGCCACCAGGTATCGAGGCCCTCTGTGAAGACGCGGAAGGCCCGCGCTGCATTCGCGCGAACACGAACATTCTTGCGCACGGGCGGCGCCGATTCAGCAGTCGCCGGCATGGTTGAGACCGGGGTTTCCTGAGTGGTACTCATCGCTTTATTGCTCCTCCACTTTTTGTTGGAATGCGGTTAGGGCAATCGACCAGAATTGGTCGAAGTAAGATCGCAACGTCTCGAAACCCTCTGGATTGAGCTGGTATACGCGGCGGGTTCCCAAGACCTGGTCCGTAACCAGGCTGGCCTGTTTCAGCACCCTTAAGTGTTGGGAAATCGCGGGCCGGCTCACCGGAAACTCCTCTGCTAGCTTGCCAACGGAGACTGGCCCGCGCAGCAGATGCTGAACAATCGCCCGCCGGGTCGCATCGCCGAGAGCATCGAGTTGCATTTGTTGGTAAGTTTTCACTTACCGTAAGTTATTTCTTACAGTAAGTTTCGTCAAGAGTTTTTTCTAGATTTTTTAGGAATTCAGTTGCCTCGGCCTAGGATTTGGCTCGCTCATCCGAAGCGCCTCTTGCGCCTCGCCTGGAGGTCCAATCCGACCTCCAGTCCCTTGACACCCAGCCCTGCTTTTGCGAAACTCGAACTTGCTGCCAATCTGGTTTAGCCGCCAGATGCAATGCCCGTGCCGAAGTGGCGGAATTGGCAGACGCGCATGGTTCAGGTCCATGTACTCGCAAGGGTGTGGAGGTTCAAGTCCTCTCTTCGGCACCAAAAAGCAGCAAGAGTTAGACGCCCCGATCCGGATTTGATCAGGAAAAATCTGATCAAAGTTTGCTACGAACGGGGCTTTGTTGCGTCTGGGCTTAGTTCAGCACGGACCCTGGTTGACTCTATACTGAAGTCAGCATGTCGACCCGCACTGACACCGTTTTAGACAAGATTCTCGCAACCACTCGCGCAACCGTAGCCGCGAACCGCGCTTTGGTCTCGGTGGAAGAACTCGAACAACGGGCCGAACAACATCACCCGCGCGGATGGGCCGGTGCGTTGCGTGCCAGAGCCGCGACCGCTCCGGCGATCATCGCCGAGCTCAAAAAAGCCTCGCCGTCGAAGGGCCTGATCCGCTCGGATTTTGACGTGGAGTGGCTCGCCAGGCGCTACGCAGTGGGTGGGGCAGTCGCGCTTTCAGTGCTTACCGATGAGCCTTATTTTCAGGGCAGTCTGCGCAACTTGGAACTGGCTTCGGCTGCGGTGCGGATTCCGTGCCTCCGCAAGGATTTCACCGTCGACGAGTACCAGATTCTTGAGGCCCGCGCTTACTCGGGCGATGCAATTCTGCTGATTGCCGCGGCGCTAACAGACGGGGAGATGCTGCGCTTTACCCGCGCCGCCCATGCTTTGGAGTTGGATGTTCTGTGCGAGGTGCATTCCGCTGAAGAGCTGGAACGCGTGCTGTCGCTTGCCGAGTCGCCCGACGCAATCGGCGTGAACAATCGCGATCTTCGGACCTTTGAAGTTCGGCTTGAAACGTCTTTGGAACTGGTCGAGCGCATCCCGGCGAGCGTGGTTCGGGTCGCGGAAAGCGGCATTTTTACTTCCGCAGACCTGAATCTTCTCCGCTCCGCCCGATTTGACGCGTTCCTGATCGGCGAGAGCCTTATGCGCCAGGTAGACCCGGCCGCTGCTCTTCATGCCCTTCTGAACGGGACGGAGATCCCTGCAGTCAATTCGACGGGATCGAGACTGGTGCAATGAGTTTGTGGGTCAAAATCTGCGCGAATACGTCCGTGGCTGACGCGCAGATGGCTGTGAACGTCGGAGCCGATGCCGTGGGATTCGTCTTTGCTTCCAGTCCCCGGCGCGTTACGCGCGAACAGGTTGCCGCGATCACACCTCACCTGCCCGCTGCGATAGAAAAGATAGGCGTTTTTGTCGATTCCGATTTCGCCACCATCGCCGAGACGGTCGCGCTTGCGGGTTTGACCGGTGTGCAACTGCATTCCAGCAACGAGGGCGATCTTGCAGCTCAACTCCGCGCGCGTTTCGGTCCAAGCCTACGCATTCTGCAAGTCGTTCATTTTGGAAAGGACGCCAGTGCAGAGTTGCAAGCGGTCAGTGCGAACGGGTTTATTGATGCTGTGCTTATCGATTCCCGCACCGTGAACGCAGTCGGCGGGACAGGCATTCCCTTCGACTGGCAGACGGCTCGCGCGACGGTATTCGACGGCGCATGCGCGTTGAAGTTAATCGCAGCAGGAGGATTGACTCCTGCCAATGTCGCTGAGGCGATCACTACGCTGCAACCTTGGGGAGTGGATGTGGCCAGCGGCGTCGAGTCGTCGCCTGGGCATAAAGACGAGCAAAAGGTGAGAAGCTTCGTGGCCAACGCCCGCGCCGCATCGGCTCAACAATAGCTAAGTACTATGCCGTAATCCCGTCACAGTTATTGGGCGGACGAAACTCGATGCGCGAGTTGTCCCAAATTTCCTCCAGGCTTGTACACTAAGGGGTATCGTTGGGAGTAATTGCCCGAGGGTGTGGGGAGGATTTCTGTGGCGACCGCAACTGTTCCAACAGAGACAGAGAGTTCAATGAAGCCTGGCCGTTTCGGAGCCTACGGCGGGCGCTACGTTCCCGAAACGCTGATGGCTGCGCTCGAAGAGCTGGAACATGCCTACGCGGAAGCCAAAGAAGATGCCGCATTCCAGGCCGAATTGGCCAGTCTGCTCAAGGACTTCGCTGGCCGTCCGACCCCCCTTTATTTTGCAAAGCGCCTCACAGAATCCCTCGGCGGGGCGAAGATTTATCTCAAGCGCGAAGACCTGCTCCACACAGGAGCGCACAAGATCAACAACGCGTTGGGCCAGGGCCTGCTCGCCAAGCGGATGGGCAAGCGCCGCATCATTGCCGAAACCGGCGCGGGCCAGCATGGCGTTGCTTCGGCCACGGTCTGCGCGTTGCTGGGCCTGGAATGCATTGTCTACATGGGCGAAGAGGATATGCGCCGGCAAGAGCTGAACGTGCTCCGCATGAGGCTGCTGGGCGCGGAAGTTCGTGGTGTCTCCTCCGGCTCAAAAACGCTGAAGGATGCAGTCAACGAGGCTCTTCGCGATTGGGTCACCAACGTTCGCGACACCTATTACATCCTTGGCAGTGCTCTCGGGCCGCATCCCTATCCGACGATGGTGCGCGACTTCAATCGTGTGATTGGAATCGAGGCGCGGGAACAGATTCTCGAAAAGGAAGGCCGTCTGCCGACCGCTATCATTGCATGCGTCGGGGGTGGATCGAATGCCATCGGAGCCTTCTATCAATTTCTGCTAGATCGGGAAGTTCGCCTCATCGGCGTGGAAGCAGGCGGTCGCGGCAAAGCTCTGGGCGACCATGCAGCGCGCTTCGAAGGCGGAGTTCCAGGTGTGTTGCAGGGAACCTATTCTTACGTTCTGCAGGATGAAAACGGCCAGGTATCGTTGACCCACTCGGTCTCTGCCGGTCTGGATTACGCTACCGTAGGTCCGGAACACGCCTGTCTCCATGATTGCGGGCGAGCCGAATACGTCTCCGCGGACGACGCCCATGTGCTCGAAGCTGTGGTGAAGCTGGCCCGGACCGAAGGCATTCTTCCCGCACTCGAAAGCGCCCACGCAATCGCCGAATGCATGAGGATTGCGCCAGGCATGGCGTCGCATGACATACTGGTAGTCAATCTCTCTGGACGTGGCGATAAGGACATGGGAATTCTCGCCCGTGAGTTGAATATCCAGGGAGCGCAGGGCATATAAGAAAGCCCAGATCAAACAGGATCCGTAGAGTTCAGACCAGTCCGATGGCCATCCAATTTCAACAACATCCCGGCCTTGTCGTGTACCTCACCGCAGGGGACGCCGGCCTCTCAAACCATCGCCCAGGCAGCGCTGGCGGCGCAGATCTCAGCCTGACCCGCGAGATTGCGCTTGCCGCCATTGACGCCGGAGCCGACGTCATCGAGCTTGGCGTCCCGTTCAGCGATCCGCTGGCCGACGGCCCAGTCATTCAGCGCGCCAGCGAACGCGCTCTCGCCCGCGGCACCCGTCTCAAAGACGTTCTCGGACTGGCAGCCGAACTCCGCGCCGCCCGTCCCAAAGCCGGCCTGGTCATCTTTTCCTATCTCAATCCCATCCTGCGTTTCGGTCTCGCGAAATTCGCCGATGCAGCGGCCCAGGCGGGCGTGGACGGCGTTCTTCTGACAGACATGATCGTGGAAGAGGCAGCGGAGTATATCGCCGAGATGGAGCGGGTGAATCTTGCCCCGATCTTTCTCGCCGCGCCCACCAGTCCCGACGAACGCCTACAGGCGATTGCCGCGCACAGCAAGGGATTTATCTACGCCATCTCACGCACCGGCATAACCGGTAAGCAGAAGACTCTGGCTGCTGACGCAGCCGCGCTCGTCGAACGCATCCGACGCTGGAGCAAGCTGCCGGTAGCCGTCGGGTTCGGCATCTCCAACGCGGATCAAGTGGCGGAAGTGGCCAAATTCGCGGATGCGGCGGTCATCGGCAGCGCAATTGTTGAGTTGATCGAGAGGACAACTCTCGATCATGGCGAAGAGCAGGCACCCGGCGCAGTGGCTCGATTTATCAAGGGTCTGCACCAGCCGCATTCGGTGCAGGCCCTTTGACAGCGGAGGCTGAATTCCCACGTCGCCGCTCGACGAACCCTTGCAGGCGGTCTCAGGTCGCGTGGTTTCGCGCCAGATCACCGTACAGTTTGGTTTAACTCATTTTTCCTGGCCTCTGGGCTTGGTGGATGGAGAGGAACGAATCCACCCACCGAACCGGAACCGCCAGAATCACTACGAGGCAGATATGACGTTGGAAGAATTGCGGACACAGATCGACGAATTGGATCGCCAACTGGTCGCGCTGCTCAGCCGCCGTGCCGAAGCGGCCCTGGAAGCTGGCCGCCTGAAGGCGGCGACTTCGTTGCCCATCTACGAGCCTGCGCGGGAAAAGGTGATCTATGAAAATGTCCGCGCGGCCAATAAAGGGCCGTTGCCGGATATCGAACTGACGCACATCTTCGAGCGCATCATCGACGTCATGCGCGCCTTGCAGAGAAACGAGTTAGCCAGCCAGAGAAACGCCCAGGCAGCAGCCGCGGGCCACGAAGCAGGCGTGCAGTCGCCCGAGACGGGGAACAGGCAATGATCGTAGCAATGCAGGAACACGCAACCGAAGAACAAATTGACGCCATTATCGAGCGCATGGTTGAGGCCGGTGTCAACGTACACCGCACTACCGGCGCAACCCAGACCATCCTTGCCGGGGTCGGTCCCACCCTTTCCGTCGACATCGAAGAGTACAAGCTGCTGCCCGGTGTCCTTAGCGTTCACCGCATCAGTTCGCCCTACAAATTGGCTGGCCGCGCATTTCGTCCCGAAGGCACAGTTGTCGAGTTCAATCACGGCGTCAAAGTCGGCGGCGATGAGATCCCAATCATGGCCGGCCCATGCTCGATTGAGAGCCGCGATCAGATTTTCCTCACCGCCAAGCAGGTCAAAGAGGCTGGCGCCAGCTTCCTTCGCGGCGGAGCCTTCAAGCCG
This portion of the Acidicapsa acidisoli genome encodes:
- a CDS encoding chorismate mutase: MTLEELRTQIDELDRQLVALLSRRAEAALEAGRLKAATSLPIYEPAREKVIYENVRAANKGPLPDIELTHIFERIIDVMRALQRNELASQRNAQAAAAGHEAGVQSPETGNRQ
- a CDS encoding SRPBCC family protein, giving the protein MSTTQETPVSTMPATAESAPPVRKNVRVRANAARAFRVFTEGLDTWWPKTHHIGKSPMTKAVMEGRVGGRCYSDQEDGTQCDWGQILVWEPPTRFVMAWQVTPAWQFEPDLAKCSEVEVTFTPSEDGTTWVELEHRHFERHGDGGGNMRNQVDQPGGWSQLMELFRTEAERED
- a CDS encoding ArsR/SmtB family transcription factor, whose protein sequence is MKTYQQMQLDALGDATRRAIVQHLLRGPVSVGKLAEEFPVSRPAISQHLRVLKQASLVTDQVLGTRRVYQLNPEGFETLRSYFDQFWSIALTAFQQKVEEQ
- the trpB gene encoding tryptophan synthase subunit beta, which produces MKPGRFGAYGGRYVPETLMAALEELEHAYAEAKEDAAFQAELASLLKDFAGRPTPLYFAKRLTESLGGAKIYLKREDLLHTGAHKINNALGQGLLAKRMGKRRIIAETGAGQHGVASATVCALLGLECIVYMGEEDMRRQELNVLRMRLLGAEVRGVSSGSKTLKDAVNEALRDWVTNVRDTYYILGSALGPHPYPTMVRDFNRVIGIEAREQILEKEGRLPTAIIACVGGGSNAIGAFYQFLLDREVRLIGVEAGGRGKALGDHAARFEGGVPGVLQGTYSYVLQDENGQVSLTHSVSAGLDYATVGPEHACLHDCGRAEYVSADDAHVLEAVVKLARTEGILPALESAHAIAECMRIAPGMASHDILVVNLSGRGDKDMGILARELNIQGAQGI
- the trpA gene encoding tryptophan synthase subunit alpha gives rise to the protein MAIQFQQHPGLVVYLTAGDAGLSNHRPGSAGGADLSLTREIALAAIDAGADVIELGVPFSDPLADGPVIQRASERALARGTRLKDVLGLAAELRAARPKAGLVIFSYLNPILRFGLAKFADAAAQAGVDGVLLTDMIVEEAAEYIAEMERVNLAPIFLAAPTSPDERLQAIAAHSKGFIYAISRTGITGKQKTLAADAAALVERIRRWSKLPVAVGFGISNADQVAEVAKFADAAVIGSAIVELIERTTLDHGEEQAPGAVARFIKGLHQPHSVQAL
- the trpC gene encoding indole-3-glycerol phosphate synthase TrpC; this encodes MSTRTDTVLDKILATTRATVAANRALVSVEELEQRAEQHHPRGWAGALRARAATAPAIIAELKKASPSKGLIRSDFDVEWLARRYAVGGAVALSVLTDEPYFQGSLRNLELASAAVRIPCLRKDFTVDEYQILEARAYSGDAILLIAAALTDGEMLRFTRAAHALELDVLCEVHSAEELERVLSLAESPDAIGVNNRDLRTFEVRLETSLELVERIPASVVRVAESGIFTSADLNLLRSARFDAFLIGESLMRQVDPAAALHALLNGTEIPAVNSTGSRLVQ
- a CDS encoding phosphoribosylanthranilate isomerase produces the protein MSLWVKICANTSVADAQMAVNVGADAVGFVFASSPRRVTREQVAAITPHLPAAIEKIGVFVDSDFATIAETVALAGLTGVQLHSSNEGDLAAQLRARFGPSLRILQVVHFGKDASAELQAVSANGFIDAVLIDSRTVNAVGGTGIPFDWQTARATVFDGACALKLIAAGGLTPANVAEAITTLQPWGVDVASGVESSPGHKDEQKVRSFVANARAASAQQ